The following coding sequences are from one Culex quinquefasciatus strain JHB chromosome 1, VPISU_Cqui_1.0_pri_paternal, whole genome shotgun sequence window:
- the LOC6036491 gene encoding isochorismatase domain-containing protein 1 has protein sequence MARQLTKLGFLDVKKTLFMLCDLQAKFRPGMPMFDPVVKNAGKLVQAGKMLDIPLIVTEHYPEKLGKIVPELDIAHAKAVFPKTLFSMMIPEVKSKINELYGSGNLETVVLFGLESHICLEQTAMDLLKDGYTVHVAADCSVSRTQEDRKLALERLRQYGCFVSTSENIIFKLMKDKNHPAFDTVRHVVRDASVDTGLAKL, from the exons ATGGCACGCCAGCTTACTAAATTGGGCTTCCTGGACGTCAAAAAGACGCTGTTTATGCTGTGCGACCTGCAGGCCAAGTTCCGACCCGGCATGCCGATGTTCGACCCGGTTGTCAAAAATGCCGGAAAGTTG GTCCAAGCCGGCAAGATGTTGGACATCCCCCTGATCGTAACCGAACACTACCCGGAAAAGCTGGGCAAAATCGTTCCGGAGCTGGACATTGCCCACGCCAAGGCGGTCTTCCCAAAGACCCTGTTCAGCATGATGATCCCTGAGGTCAAGTCTAAAATAAACGAGCTGTACGGCAGTGGAAACCTGGAAACGGTGGTCCTGTTCGGGCTCGAGTCCCACATCTGCCTGGAGCAAACGGCGATGGACCTGCTCAAGGACGGGTACACCGTGCACGTGGCCGCGGATTGTTCCGTGTCGCGAACCCAGGAAGATCGCAAGCTAGCGCTGGAGCGTCTGCGACAGTACGGATGTTTCGTTTCGACGAGCGAAAACATCATATTCAAGCTGATGAAGGACAAGAACCACCCGGCGTTCGACACGGTGCGGCACGTGGTGCGGGATGCGTCCGTCGACACCGGGTTGGCCAAGCTGTGA